From Chryseobacterium sp. H1D6B, a single genomic window includes:
- a CDS encoding RagB/SusD family nutrient uptake outer membrane protein, with protein sequence MKKLKYISFALISAFALSSCESELETAPTNQANEAEVFKTAENAETVINGTWAKFNDDGTTYANIGYSTVLRTSDAMGSDVAVLTNKYGFPSAYAFTDLVNNTGSRSSFIWSMLYSAINNMNNVITRIDGTEGTQAKKDQVKGQAKTLRAFCYLNLASFYQFSYLKDKNALVAPIYTEPATTNSVGKKKASLEEIYTLIKSDLTDADNLLQNYTRNNKDKIDRSVVNGLLARTYLNTGEWSKAAAAAKTARTGYPLMAAEKYKEGFNDIGNAEWIWGHGQTQEQSGESYAFHYLDVSSSGSYYYSFMADPYFKDLFDTNDIRYQLFQWDGLPGREGLLRYAKFKFKANLIADIVFMRAAEMYLIEAEAEARNGNVTNAVTVLNQLKTARNANVYNESLAQNDVIKEVLIERRKELFGEGFSLSDIIRTQGTVVRRPYTNASGQPIQVQITTPAGTVKTVNGRGHSIFAFPDQSAFAPNSKYYLFTIPQKEIENNPNL encoded by the coding sequence ATGAAAAAATTAAAATATATATCCTTTGCTTTAATTTCCGCTTTTGCTTTATCAAGTTGTGAGAGCGAGCTGGAAACGGCACCCACGAATCAGGCCAATGAAGCAGAAGTTTTTAAAACTGCGGAAAATGCAGAAACTGTGATTAATGGGACCTGGGCAAAATTTAATGATGACGGAACAACCTATGCGAACATTGGATATTCCACAGTACTCAGAACGAGTGATGCCATGGGAAGCGATGTGGCGGTACTGACAAATAAATATGGATTTCCTTCGGCTTATGCATTTACTGATCTGGTAAATAATACGGGCAGCCGTTCTTCTTTTATCTGGAGCATGCTCTACTCTGCGATCAACAACATGAATAATGTCATCACACGGATAGATGGAACAGAAGGAACGCAGGCTAAAAAAGATCAGGTAAAAGGCCAGGCTAAAACATTACGTGCATTCTGCTATCTGAATTTAGCAAGTTTTTATCAGTTCAGCTATTTAAAAGACAAAAATGCCTTAGTGGCTCCGATTTATACAGAACCTGCCACAACAAATTCTGTAGGAAAGAAAAAAGCGAGTCTGGAAGAAATTTATACTTTGATTAAAAGTGATCTGACGGATGCAGATAATTTACTTCAGAATTACACCAGAAACAATAAAGATAAAATCGACAGATCTGTGGTGAACGGGCTTTTGGCCAGAACTTATCTGAATACAGGTGAATGGAGTAAAGCCGCCGCCGCGGCAAAAACGGCCAGAACAGGATATCCTTTAATGGCCGCCGAAAAATATAAAGAAGGATTCAATGATATAGGAAATGCAGAATGGATCTGGGGACACGGCCAGACGCAGGAACAGTCCGGAGAAAGTTATGCCTTCCATTATTTAGATGTTTCTTCATCAGGAAGTTATTATTACAGCTTCATGGCTGATCCTTATTTTAAAGATTTGTTTGACACAAATGATATCAGATATCAGTTATTTCAATGGGATGGGCTTCCGGGAAGAGAAGGACTTTTACGATACGCTAAATTTAAATTTAAAGCCAATCTGATTGCAGATATTGTTTTCATGAGAGCTGCAGAAATGTATCTGATTGAAGCTGAAGCTGAAGCCAGAAATGGGAATGTAACGAATGCTGTAACAGTTCTAAACCAATTAAAAACAGCTAGAAATGCCAATGTTTATAATGAGTCTTTAGCGCAGAATGATGTAATTAAAGAAGTTTTGATCGAAAGAAGAAAAGAATTATTTGGAGAAGGATTTTCACTTTCGGATATTATAAGAACACAGGGAACAGTGGTAAGAAGACCATATACTAATGCAAGCGGACAGCCGATTCAGGTGCAGATAACAACGCCGGCAGGAACGGTGAAAACAGTAAATGGAAGAGGGCATTCTATATTTGCTTTTCCTGACCAGTCTGCTTTTGCACCGAACAGTAAATATTATTTATTTACGATTCCGCAGAAAGAAATTGAGAATAATCCGAATTTATAA
- a CDS encoding type II 3-dehydroquinate dehydratase, which produces MKILILNGPNLNLLGTREPEIYGTISMEDYLEKLKSEFSSDLLLYYQSNIEGEIINRLQEDDFDAVVINPGAFTHYSYAISDCLKNIQKPKIEVHISNIYKREEFRQKSVTAGCTDGVLSGFGMNGYRLALIQLKS; this is translated from the coding sequence ATGAAAATTCTTATTCTTAACGGACCAAACCTTAACTTATTAGGAACAAGAGAGCCTGAAATTTATGGAACGATTTCCATGGAAGATTATTTGGAAAAATTGAAGTCTGAATTTTCTTCTGATCTCCTGCTTTATTATCAATCAAATATTGAGGGAGAAATCATTAACAGGCTTCAGGAAGATGATTTCGATGCAGTAGTTATTAATCCTGGTGCTTTCACCCATTATTCTTATGCAATCTCGGATTGTTTAAAAAATATTCAGAAGCCCAAAATAGAAGTTCACATCAGCAATATTTACAAACGGGAGGAGTTCCGGCAGAAATCTGTAACTGCGGGATGTACAGACGGAGTATTGTCTGGCTTTGGAATGAACGGCTACAGACTAGCACTGATTCAATTAAAATCGTAA
- a CDS encoding GYDIA family GHMP kinase, with protein sequence MAGIFSPGKLMLTSEYFAIDGALVLAVPTKLGQEFFFEEQEDKKSLIFWEAYHQNKLWLKAVIDYRKWQLLEANIPSSAGFILNVLKNVQELSNTKFKNSNSYYLKTNLQFPADFGLGSSSTLMNNLAEWAAIDPFHLNAISLGGSGYDIAVAKEKSAVLYQNKPEIQYEKVNFNPPFKNELIFIHLNQKQDSREGINLYKSKIKSQKLVDEFSNLTRNILLCSELERFSELMSIHEQKISDFIEIQTVKEKFFSDCPSFVKSLGAWGGDFVMSAKFEGFKDYFWGKGFTNVFEWTDIINL encoded by the coding sequence ATGGCCGGAATATTTTCACCAGGAAAGCTGATGCTTACTTCAGAATATTTCGCAATAGATGGAGCTCTTGTCCTAGCGGTACCTACCAAGCTGGGACAAGAGTTTTTTTTTGAAGAACAAGAGGATAAGAAATCATTGATCTTCTGGGAAGCTTATCACCAAAATAAATTATGGCTTAAAGCCGTTATCGATTATCGAAAATGGCAGCTTCTAGAGGCTAATATTCCATCCAGTGCCGGATTTATTTTGAACGTTTTAAAAAATGTTCAGGAACTTTCCAATACTAAATTCAAAAATTCAAATTCTTATTACTTAAAAACAAACCTGCAGTTTCCCGCTGACTTTGGTCTTGGCAGCAGTTCTACACTTATGAACAATCTCGCTGAATGGGCTGCAATAGATCCTTTTCATTTAAATGCCATTAGTTTGGGAGGAAGCGGTTATGATATTGCTGTGGCAAAAGAGAAATCCGCAGTTCTCTATCAAAACAAACCGGAGATACAGTATGAAAAGGTTAATTTTAATCCTCCTTTTAAAAATGAATTAATCTTTATTCACTTAAATCAAAAACAAGACAGCCGGGAAGGGATCAATCTTTACAAGTCTAAAATAAAGTCTCAAAAATTAGTGGACGAATTTTCGAATCTCACAAGAAATATTTTATTATGCAGCGAATTGGAAAGATTTTCTGAATTAATGAGTATTCATGAACAAAAAATATCTGATTTTATTGAAATTCAGACAGTCAAAGAAAAATTTTTTAGTGACTGTCCGTCTTTTGTGAAAAGTCTTGGTGCATGGGGCGGAGATTTTGTGATGAGTGCTAAATTTGAAGGCTTTAAAGACTATTTTTGGGGAAAAGGTTTTACTAACGTTTTTGAATGGACGGATATAATTAATTTATAA
- the pckA gene encoding phosphoenolpyruvate carboxykinase (ATP), whose translation MKHAKIIQDLEKLGIKGDYELKYNPSYEELYQAEVSPENQGFEIAELTESGAVSVKTGIFTGRSPKDRYIVQDDVTKDTIFWDGKVNLPTSPEIFQSCKELVLDQLSASKKIYVVDAFCGTNADTRLKVRFIVEVAWQAHFVTNMFIRPSHYELENFGEPDFIVMNGSKTTNPNWEAQGLNSENFVMFNLTEKLQIIGGTWYGGEMKKGMFAMMNYYLPLKGMASMHCSANVGEDGDVALFFGLSGTGKTTLSADPKRYLIGDDEHGWDNNGVFNYEGGCYAKVIDLSEEKEPDIFRAIKRDALLENVVVKDGVSDYTDGSITENTRVSYPIYHINKIVLPSKAGHAKKIVYLSADAFGVLPPVSILDENQAQYHFLCGYTSKLAGTERGITSPEPSFSPAFGEAFLTLHPTMYSKTLIGKMKEHGAKAYLVNTGWNGTGKRISLKDTRAIIDAIIDGSIENAPKTTIPVMNLEIPTSLPNVSEGILDPRNTYSDVSEWEEKAKDLAAKYIKNFDQYCNTEEGKKLIPSGPQLQEQTI comes from the coding sequence ATGAAACACGCTAAAATCATCCAGGATTTAGAAAAATTAGGGATTAAAGGAGACTACGAATTAAAGTATAACCCATCTTATGAAGAGTTATATCAAGCGGAAGTATCACCTGAAAATCAAGGCTTTGAAATTGCTGAGCTTACGGAATCTGGTGCAGTATCAGTAAAAACAGGGATTTTTACAGGCCGTTCGCCTAAAGACAGATATATTGTTCAGGATGATGTTACAAAAGATACTATTTTCTGGGATGGTAAAGTGAATTTGCCTACAAGCCCGGAAATATTCCAATCTTGTAAAGAATTAGTGCTGGACCAGCTTTCTGCTTCTAAGAAAATTTATGTCGTAGATGCTTTCTGTGGAACAAATGCAGATACAAGACTTAAAGTAAGATTCATTGTAGAAGTTGCTTGGCAGGCTCATTTCGTTACTAATATGTTCATTCGTCCTTCTCACTACGAGCTTGAAAACTTCGGAGAACCAGATTTCATCGTTATGAATGGTTCTAAAACAACTAATCCAAATTGGGAAGCTCAAGGATTAAATTCTGAAAACTTCGTGATGTTTAACCTTACTGAGAAATTACAGATTATTGGCGGTACTTGGTATGGTGGAGAAATGAAGAAGGGAATGTTTGCCATGATGAATTATTATCTTCCGTTAAAAGGTATGGCTTCTATGCATTGCTCTGCAAACGTAGGAGAAGATGGAGATGTTGCATTATTTTTCGGACTTTCTGGAACGGGAAAAACAACATTATCTGCTGACCCAAAAAGATATTTAATTGGTGATGACGAACACGGCTGGGATAACAATGGTGTATTCAACTACGAAGGGGGATGCTATGCCAAAGTAATCGATCTGTCTGAAGAAAAAGAACCAGATATTTTTAGAGCAATTAAAAGAGATGCACTTCTTGAAAATGTTGTTGTAAAAGACGGAGTATCTGATTATACAGATGGTTCAATTACTGAAAATACAAGAGTTTCTTATCCAATTTATCATATCAACAAAATTGTTCTGCCTTCTAAAGCGGGACATGCTAAAAAAATAGTTTATCTTTCTGCTGATGCATTTGGAGTACTGCCCCCGGTTTCTATCTTAGATGAAAATCAGGCACAATATCATTTCCTTTGCGGATATACTTCTAAATTAGCTGGAACTGAAAGAGGAATTACCTCACCAGAACCTTCTTTCTCTCCTGCATTTGGAGAAGCGTTCCTTACCTTACACCCGACAATGTATTCTAAGACATTAATCGGCAAAATGAAAGAGCACGGTGCAAAAGCATACTTGGTAAATACAGGATGGAATGGTACAGGAAAGAGAATTTCATTGAAAGATACAAGAGCTATTATTGATGCTATTATTGACGGATCAATTGAAAATGCACCGAAAACTACAATCCCTGTAATGAATTTAGAGATTCCTACTTCATTGCCGAATGTATCTGAGGGTATTCTAGATCCTAGAAATACTTATTCAGATGTTTCTGAATGGGAAGAAAAAGCAAAAGATCTGGCTGCAAAATATATCAAGAATTTTGATCAGTACTGTAATACTGAAGAAGGAAAAAAACTTATTCCTTCTGGACCTCAATTACAGGAACAGACCATATAA
- a CDS encoding TonB-dependent receptor: MISRNLFNSKIWIPPSAVFLLGIISVNGQEIRPKKDTLREKEIDEVVVVAYGKAKKTSYTGSVSTISSDKINNRPVTNITKALEGQVPGLQAVSSSGQPGSVATIRIRGIGSVSASSSPLFVVDGIPFDGNINSISPNDIESISVLKDATASALYGSRGANGIIIITTKSGKKGEARINFNISQGFSSRAVKDYDQVNTDQYFQLYWEAMRNGYKSSQVNSQQAAQMATDNLVNALGINPYGPNYAKPVGTDGKLLAGATPLWNDNWKDILQRVASRNQVDLDISGGNEKSNYFFSLGYLDDKGIAIESGFKKYSTRLKLNAEVKKWLNVGVNLSYTNSLQESPPSSDSRTDNVINAARVIPSFYPYYERNPDGSYILNANGDRIYDFGKYRPTNALQNQNAAATLPLDKNENREDDFSGKGFLDFTFLPELKFKSSFSVDLVNYNGHYYTNPLLGQGSEIGGSVTKTNSRTLSYTTSNILTYDKKFNQHHFNILAGQEFYHYEFQTISGNRSQFSLPYYYEPDAAALLGGFSGSSDKLALLSFLGKAEYDFKNTYFLSGSIRSDGSSRFSPENRWGTFWSVGGSWKASNENFIKDLNFFNQLTLRASYGGQGNDKLSTYYAYQSLYAFYNNLGEGGTVASRLPTPDLKWETNLNLNVGLEFAILKNRIKGNVEYFQRKSQDLLFDMPLAPSLGFSGYPANVGELKNTGFEFSLFTTPIKKDDFQWDVDLNLSTLNNKITKLPKGSIVSGTKLLQVGGSIYDFFIPEWMGVDPSNGAPLWKYIYQDANGKTVEGTTSEYAKATKTLQGSSLPKVMGGLTTSITYKNFDFSGLVTFSIGGKILDTDYTMLMSNGSAGGRAWSAEMLNRWTPENTNTDVPVLSTTTNNWTSTSSRFLYSGTYARVKNVSLGYTLPSDYFEKLGLKKFRIYIQAENLLTFYKHKGMDPEQTLDGTTYYRYPAMRTITFGLQATL, from the coding sequence ATGATTAGCAGAAATTTATTTAATAGCAAAATTTGGATTCCGCCGAGTGCTGTATTTCTTTTAGGAATTATCAGTGTAAACGGACAGGAAATAAGACCAAAAAAAGATACACTTCGTGAAAAAGAGATTGATGAAGTGGTGGTGGTAGCCTACGGTAAGGCTAAAAAAACAAGTTATACCGGTTCTGTGTCTACTATTTCTAGTGATAAAATTAACAACAGGCCTGTTACAAATATTACTAAGGCATTAGAAGGACAGGTTCCTGGACTTCAGGCGGTGAGTTCTTCCGGGCAGCCGGGCTCAGTGGCAACGATTAGAATCAGAGGAATTGGTTCAGTAAGTGCATCAAGCTCACCTTTATTTGTCGTAGATGGAATTCCGTTTGACGGAAATATCAATTCTATCAGCCCAAATGATATTGAATCCATCAGTGTTTTGAAAGATGCGACAGCAAGTGCTTTATACGGATCAAGAGGGGCAAACGGAATTATTATTATAACGACAAAATCCGGTAAAAAAGGAGAAGCCAGAATAAATTTTAATATCAGCCAGGGATTCTCAAGCCGAGCCGTAAAAGATTATGATCAGGTAAATACAGACCAGTATTTCCAGCTGTACTGGGAAGCGATGAGAAACGGATATAAATCCAGCCAGGTCAATTCTCAGCAGGCGGCGCAGATGGCAACGGATAATCTGGTCAATGCTTTAGGGATCAATCCTTACGGGCCTAATTATGCAAAACCTGTAGGCACAGATGGAAAACTTCTGGCAGGGGCAACTCCTTTATGGAATGATAACTGGAAAGATATTTTACAAAGGGTAGCTTCAAGAAATCAGGTAGATCTGGATATCAGCGGCGGGAATGAAAAAAGCAATTATTTCTTTTCACTAGGCTATCTGGATGATAAAGGAATTGCTATAGAATCAGGTTTTAAAAAATACAGTACGAGATTAAAATTAAATGCTGAAGTCAAAAAATGGTTAAATGTCGGAGTGAATTTAAGCTATACGAATAGTTTACAGGAATCCCCGCCGTCTTCTGATTCAAGAACGGATAATGTGATCAATGCAGCAAGGGTAATTCCTTCTTTTTATCCGTATTATGAAAGAAACCCAGACGGCAGTTATATATTGAATGCCAATGGAGACAGAATCTATGATTTTGGAAAATACAGGCCTACCAATGCACTGCAGAATCAAAATGCCGCTGCAACACTGCCTTTAGATAAAAATGAAAATAGAGAAGATGACTTTTCGGGAAAAGGATTTTTAGATTTCACTTTCCTTCCTGAGCTGAAATTCAAATCGAGTTTCTCTGTAGATTTAGTGAATTATAACGGGCACTATTACACCAATCCCTTATTAGGACAAGGAAGTGAAATAGGAGGTTCTGTGACGAAAACAAATTCCAGAACATTGTCATATACTACCAGTAATATTCTGACGTATGATAAAAAGTTCAACCAGCATCATTTTAATATTTTAGCCGGACAGGAATTTTATCACTATGAATTTCAGACCATATCCGGAAACAGAAGCCAGTTCTCTCTTCCTTACTATTATGAACCTGATGCGGCCGCACTTCTGGGAGGATTCAGCGGAAGCAGTGATAAGTTAGCATTGTTGAGTTTTTTAGGAAAGGCTGAATACGACTTTAAAAACACGTACTTTTTATCAGGATCAATAAGATCTGACGGTTCTTCCCGATTTTCTCCTGAAAACAGATGGGGAACTTTCTGGTCAGTAGGAGGTTCTTGGAAAGCATCCAATGAAAATTTCATTAAAGATTTAAACTTCTTCAATCAGCTAACACTTCGTGCAAGTTATGGAGGGCAGGGGAATGATAAATTAAGTACCTATTATGCATATCAGAGTTTATATGCATTTTACAATAATCTTGGTGAAGGCGGAACCGTAGCGAGCAGACTTCCTACACCAGATTTGAAATGGGAAACCAACCTTAATTTAAATGTAGGATTAGAATTTGCGATTCTTAAAAACAGAATTAAAGGAAATGTAGAATATTTCCAGCGTAAAAGTCAGGATCTTTTATTTGATATGCCTCTTGCTCCGTCTCTTGGTTTCAGCGGTTATCCGGCGAACGTGGGAGAACTTAAAAATACAGGTTTTGAATTCTCGCTTTTCACAACGCCGATCAAGAAAGATGATTTTCAGTGGGATGTAGATTTGAATTTAAGTACCTTAAATAATAAAATTACAAAACTTCCTAAAGGTTCTATCGTAAGTGGAACTAAATTATTACAGGTTGGAGGTTCTATCTATGACTTTTTCATTCCGGAATGGATGGGAGTAGATCCAAGCAACGGAGCACCGTTGTGGAAATATATCTATCAGGATGCCAACGGAAAAACAGTAGAAGGAACAACTTCTGAATATGCCAAAGCTACAAAAACACTGCAGGGCTCTTCGCTTCCTAAAGTAATGGGAGGGCTTACAACAAGTATTACGTATAAAAACTTTGATTTTTCAGGATTAGTGACTTTCAGCATCGGAGGGAAAATTCTTGATACAGACTACACTATGCTGATGTCTAACGGAAGTGCCGGAGGAAGAGCCTGGAGTGCAGAAATGTTGAATAGATGGACTCCGGAAAACACCAATACTGATGTTCCTGTTTTAAGTACAACAACGAATAACTGGACTTCAACGTCTTCAAGGTTTTTGTATTCAGGAACCTATGCCAGAGTGAAAAATGTAAGTTTAGGATACACCCTTCCTTCAGATTATTTTGAAAAATTAGGACTCAAAAAATTCAGAATTTATATACAGGCAGAAAACCTTTTGACTTTCTACAAACATAAAGGTATGGATCCTGAGCAGACGCTGGATGGAACAACATATTACAGATATCCGGCGATGAGAACGATAACTTTCGGACTTCAGGCTACGCTTTAA